The following coding sequences are from one Methanocorpusculum vombati window:
- a CDS encoding 30S ribosomal protein S17: MAKNIGLNVAVPEKDCDDVNCPFHGSLPVRGQVITGKVVSERMQGTVVVERNYLHFVKKYDRYEKRSSKIHAHMAPCLDARIGDEVKIAECRPLNKTTSYVVVEVTRA; the protein is encoded by the coding sequence ATGGCAAAAAATATCGGCTTAAATGTTGCAGTCCCAGAGAAGGACTGTGACGATGTAAACTGCCCATTCCACGGCAGCTTACCGGTACGCGGCCAGGTGATTACCGGTAAGGTCGTGAGTGAGCGCATGCAGGGGACCGTTGTCGTCGAGCGGAACTACCTTCACTTCGTCAAGAAATATGACAGATATGAGAAGCGCAGTTCCAAGATCCACGCACACATGGCCCCGTGCCTCGACGCCAGAATCGGCGACGAGGTCAAGATTGCAGAGTGCAGACCATTGAACAAGACAACCTCCTATGTTGTTGTTGAGGTGACCCGGGCATGA
- the rpmC gene encoding 50S ribosomal protein L29: MAIFRAKEVAQFSDAELVENEQKLRNELIQQYGKVSAGGAPENPGKIREVRRTIARIKTEQTKRQA; encoded by the coding sequence ATGGCAATCTTCAGAGCAAAGGAAGTCGCCCAGTTTTCCGATGCTGAGCTTGTAGAAAACGAGCAGAAACTCAGGAATGAGTTAATTCAGCAGTACGGAAAAGTCAGCGCCGGTGGTGCACCGGAAAACCCCGGAAAGATCCGGGAAGTTCGCAGAACTATCGCACGCATTAAGACTGAACAGACCAAGCGTCAGGCATAA
- a CDS encoding ribonuclease P protein component 1 has translation MITPQSILQHELIGLYAVVVRSRNKTQEGMCGFIVDETKNTLSLRSGNGIKCLEKQYMLLRVTLPDSVEVVIDCSGLSVSPARRVKARA, from the coding sequence ATGATCACACCACAATCGATCCTGCAGCATGAGCTGATTGGATTATATGCGGTTGTGGTGCGGTCACGCAACAAAACACAGGAGGGAATGTGTGGTTTCATCGTCGATGAAACCAAAAACACTCTTTCCCTCCGGTCAGGGAATGGGATTAAGTGCTTGGAGAAACAATATATGTTACTCCGGGTAACCCTCCCGGATAGTGTTGAAGTTGTAATAGACTGCTCAGGCTTGTCTGTTTCTCCAGCGCGACGTGTTAAAGCGAGGGCGTAA
- a CDS encoding 50S ribosomal protein L14, translated as MRGLTSKIPRALQTGSKMVCADNTGARVVQIVSVFGYHGVKNRQPKMGIGDLATVSVKKGTPDMKRKLVKAVVVRQKKEFRRPNGLRVSFEENAMILLNDNGDPRGTDIKGPVAREVAERFPKVGSMATIII; from the coding sequence ATGAGAGGCTTAACGTCCAAGATCCCGCGCGCACTTCAGACCGGCTCCAAGATGGTTTGTGCAGACAACACGGGCGCCCGTGTTGTTCAGATTGTTTCCGTTTTCGGATACCACGGTGTGAAGAACCGGCAGCCGAAGATGGGTATCGGAGACCTTGCCACAGTATCTGTGAAGAAGGGAACTCCTGATATGAAGAGAAAGCTTGTAAAAGCAGTTGTTGTCCGTCAGAAGAAGGAGTTCCGCCGCCCGAACGGCCTGCGTGTTTCCTTTGAAGAGAACGCAATGATCCTCTTAAATGATAATGGTGACCCGCGTGGTACCGATATCAAGGGACCGGTTGCACGTGAAGTTGCAGAGCGGTTCCCGAAGGTCGGATCGATGGCAACGATCATTAT